The following proteins come from a genomic window of Streptomyces sp. NBC_01716:
- a CDS encoding winged helix DNA-binding domain-containing protein, producing the protein MAAVLGTRALNRATLARQLLLDRSALPVVDAVAHLGGLQAQEPQEPYVGLFSRLRAFQPGALSGLLTGRRVVRTHLMRRTVHLVTAEDALAWRSRHDAMLRQRVLGVYRGELEGTDLEELAAAGRAVLADGEPRSMTELARAVAERWPAAGTRALGEMLITALIPTVQLPPRGLWRTRAGVRSVPLTAWLGREVAPLSSDGSDPVGQALLRRYLAAYGPAASADLRAWCGLAGLPAAVAALREELVAFRDERGRELLDLPGAPRPDPDTPAPVRFLPAFDNAILGYHDRGRIIDDGHRGLSVAGARVVLLDGRVAATWTVEAGTVTVTPLRRFSRADRADVAEQGRELALFLSDRESDGVRVTGSQG; encoded by the coding sequence ATGGCGGCCGTTCTCGGCACCAGGGCGCTCAACCGCGCCACGCTCGCCCGGCAGTTGCTGCTCGACCGCTCCGCACTGCCGGTCGTCGACGCCGTCGCGCACCTCGGCGGACTCCAGGCGCAGGAACCGCAGGAGCCGTACGTCGGACTCTTCTCGCGGCTGCGCGCGTTCCAACCCGGGGCGCTCTCCGGCCTGTTGACCGGGCGGCGCGTGGTGCGGACGCACCTCATGCGCCGTACGGTCCATCTCGTCACCGCCGAGGACGCCCTGGCCTGGCGGTCCCGCCACGACGCCATGCTGCGTCAGCGCGTCCTGGGGGTGTACCGGGGCGAGCTCGAAGGGACCGACCTCGAAGAGCTCGCGGCGGCGGGCCGGGCGGTGCTGGCGGACGGCGAGCCGCGTTCGATGACCGAGCTGGCGCGGGCCGTCGCCGAGCGCTGGCCGGCGGCCGGGACACGGGCGCTGGGGGAGATGCTGATCACCGCGCTCATCCCGACGGTTCAGCTGCCGCCGCGCGGGCTGTGGCGGACGCGGGCGGGAGTGCGCAGCGTCCCGCTCACCGCCTGGCTGGGCCGGGAGGTCGCTCCTCTGTCGTCGGACGGCTCGGATCCGGTGGGCCAGGCGCTGCTGCGGCGCTATCTGGCCGCGTACGGCCCCGCCGCGTCGGCCGACCTGCGCGCCTGGTGCGGGCTCGCCGGACTGCCGGCGGCGGTGGCCGCGCTGCGGGAGGAGCTGGTCGCCTTCCGCGACGAGCGCGGCCGGGAACTGCTGGACCTGCCCGGCGCCCCGCGCCCCGACCCGGACACCCCGGCCCCGGTCCGGTTCCTGCCGGCGTTCGACAACGCGATCCTCGGCTACCACGACCGCGGCCGGATCATCGACGACGGACACCGCGGTCTGTCGGTCGCCGGCGCCCGTGTGGTCCTGCTCGACGGCCGGGTCGCCGCGACGTGGACGGTGGAGGCGGGCACCGTGACGGTCACTCCGCTGCGCCGTTTCTCCCGGGCGGACCGCGCGGATGTCGCCGAACAGGGCCGGGAGTTGGCGCTGTTCCTCTCCGACAGGGAGAGTGACGGTGTACGGGTGACCGGGTCGCAGGGCTGA
- a CDS encoding DinB family protein, producing the protein MNATSSSPAADPERSDLLATLATVRSALTTTVRGLSDEQLGERPTAGELSLGGLIKHVASTEEAWLRFALDGPSAMSFALPDGVTWADFAAGTATEYPRWAIDRENDFRMLPGDTSAGILARYEKVAARTEEIVAALPDLSVTHPLPEAPWNEPGAVRSVRAVLMHVIAETAQHAGHADIVRESIDGQKST; encoded by the coding sequence ATGAACGCCACCTCCTCCTCCCCGGCCGCCGACCCCGAGCGCTCAGACCTGCTCGCCACCCTCGCCACCGTGCGATCCGCCCTCACCACCACGGTGCGCGGCCTCAGCGACGAGCAGCTCGGCGAGCGCCCGACGGCCGGTGAACTGTCCCTGGGCGGGCTGATCAAGCACGTCGCCTCCACCGAGGAGGCCTGGCTGCGCTTCGCGCTCGACGGCCCGTCGGCGATGAGCTTCGCACTGCCGGACGGTGTCACCTGGGCCGACTTCGCCGCCGGTACCGCCACCGAGTACCCGCGGTGGGCGATCGACCGTGAGAACGACTTCCGGATGCTGCCCGGCGACACGTCGGCCGGGATCCTCGCCCGTTACGAGAAGGTCGCCGCCCGCACGGAGGAGATCGTCGCCGCCCTCCCCGACCTGTCGGTGACCCACCCCCTGCCGGAGGCGCCCTGGAACGAGCCGGGAGCGGTGCGCAGCGTACGCGCGGTGCTGATGCACGTCATCGCCGAGACCGCGCAGCACGCCGGGCACGCGGACATCGTGCGCGAGTCGATCGACGGGCAGAAGTCGACCTGA
- a CDS encoding helix-turn-helix transcriptional regulator, with the protein MPKTPKTSARLLSMLSLLQARRDWPGALLAERLDVSPRTVRRDVDRLRELGYPVVATKGPEGGYRLDAGTELPPLLFDDEQAVALAVALQIAATTGAGIEEAAARALHTVRQVMPARLRRRIDTLRVTAVEPPAARPNPQADSGVLMALSAAVHAREELRFDYARAGDTGDTDGPPPRRTQPHHLVTWGGRWYLVAWDLDREDWRTFRADRISPRTPTGPRFTPRELPGGDVTAFVISRFQGIYGSDGSAGWPCRGEVILDLPAAEVSRYLRDGLVEELGPDRCRLVTGSWSWAGLAATIGRFDADIEVVGPPELREACARLARRYAGAAAGRRPDGT; encoded by the coding sequence ATGCCGAAGACCCCGAAGACCTCAGCACGTCTGCTGTCGATGCTCTCGCTGCTCCAGGCCCGCCGGGACTGGCCGGGGGCGCTGCTGGCCGAGCGGCTGGACGTCAGCCCGCGCACCGTACGCCGCGATGTCGACCGGCTGCGCGAGCTCGGCTACCCGGTGGTGGCCACCAAGGGCCCGGAGGGCGGGTACCGGCTCGACGCCGGTACGGAGCTGCCCCCGTTGCTGTTCGACGACGAGCAGGCCGTCGCCCTGGCCGTGGCACTCCAGATCGCCGCAACCACCGGCGCGGGCATCGAGGAGGCCGCGGCACGCGCGCTGCACACCGTCCGGCAGGTGATGCCCGCGCGGCTGCGCCGCCGTATCGACACCCTCCGGGTCACGGCCGTCGAGCCGCCCGCCGCGCGGCCCAACCCGCAGGCGGACAGCGGTGTGTTGATGGCCCTCAGCGCGGCGGTCCACGCGCGTGAGGAGCTGCGCTTCGACTACGCGAGAGCCGGTGACACCGGTGACACCGATGGGCCGCCGCCGCGCCGGACGCAGCCGCATCACCTCGTCACCTGGGGCGGGCGCTGGTATCTCGTCGCGTGGGACCTCGACCGGGAGGACTGGCGTACGTTCCGCGCGGACCGGATCTCCCCGCGTACGCCGACGGGTCCCCGCTTCACCCCGCGTGAACTGCCCGGTGGCGACGTGACGGCCTTCGTGATCAGCAGATTCCAGGGGATCTACGGCTCCGACGGCTCCGCCGGGTGGCCCTGCCGGGGCGAGGTGATCCTCGATCTGCCCGCCGCGGAGGTCTCCCGTTACCTCCGCGACGGACTGGTCGAGGAGTTGGGCCCGGACCGCTGCCGGCTGGTCACGGGCTCGTGGTCATGGGCGGGTCTGGCGGCCACCATCGGCAGGTTCGACGCGGACATCGAGGTCGTCGGGCCGCCCGAACTCAGGGAAGCCTGCGCGCGGTTGGCCCGCCGGTACGCCGGCGCCGCGGCCGGCCGCCGCCCCGACGGGACCTAG
- a CDS encoding LamG-like jellyroll fold domain-containing protein produces MSKSITSGPDRRSLLQAAIAVPAVGAAASVLGTQPADATSRTPGASGRGRYDEESPRFALAVLPDTQYLFDADSADPEPLRETFDYLVSEREEANIAFMTHLGDVTEHGTEEEITLAAKTFRTIHGKVPYSVLAGNHDIDGSKDDQRGDSAYLKAFGPARFSAMPTFGGASPGGYNTYHVIKAAGRSWLIFALDWRASDKALAWAQSVLDKHPTMPAVVTTHDIAYAEDNGQAHLSDNGQRLWDRLIKGNDQIFLALGGHYWPSGRTVLKNDAGHDVHVHITNYQDRYYGGAGMIRLYAFDTARDVVDVETFSPWFLRRDPEKRTPLEAETVELTGDVDRFSIDIDFAERFKGFDGLVPPKPRPAGRVMPRGTVAYWRFDSDGLAGPGGPGSTVGKGVVARDLSGHGNDLRVQLLHDSAAEVLTRSADHHTHQPAHASLRFDGGKGPDRGAVLTTSATAPLNSARFTSGFTIETFIKLPDPYEGDHAWMGILSWEGRNGDAGKTTGWSTDEPTCSLNITPERFLQFVLYPHVQDADPTSWSHALPVGRWTHIAVVNDGRGTVMYVDGSKIARNPSQRATGIATLGKPFAIGGTQFNERFGQGFYGWIGDTRIVDRALKPGDFLLPVK; encoded by the coding sequence ATGAGCAAGTCCATCACTTCCGGTCCGGACCGCCGGTCGCTGCTGCAAGCGGCGATAGCGGTTCCCGCGGTCGGAGCCGCCGCCTCGGTCCTGGGCACGCAGCCGGCGGATGCCACGTCCCGCACGCCCGGTGCCTCCGGACGGGGCCGTTACGACGAGGAGAGCCCGCGCTTCGCGCTCGCGGTGCTGCCGGACACGCAGTACCTCTTCGACGCCGACAGCGCCGACCCGGAGCCGCTGCGGGAGACCTTCGACTACCTCGTGTCGGAGCGCGAGGAGGCGAACATCGCCTTCATGACGCATCTCGGTGACGTGACCGAGCACGGCACGGAGGAGGAGATAACCCTCGCCGCCAAGACCTTCAGGACCATCCACGGCAAGGTGCCGTACAGCGTCCTGGCGGGCAACCACGACATCGACGGGAGCAAGGACGACCAGCGCGGCGACTCCGCCTACCTGAAGGCCTTCGGGCCCGCCCGGTTCAGCGCCATGCCGACCTTCGGCGGCGCGTCCCCCGGCGGCTACAACACGTACCACGTGATCAAGGCGGCCGGCCGGAGCTGGCTGATCTTCGCCCTCGACTGGCGCGCCTCGGACAAGGCCCTGGCCTGGGCCCAGAGCGTCCTGGACAAGCACCCCACCATGCCCGCCGTGGTGACCACCCATGACATCGCCTACGCCGAGGACAACGGCCAGGCGCACCTGTCGGACAACGGCCAACGCCTCTGGGACCGCCTCATCAAGGGCAACGACCAGATCTTCCTCGCGCTGGGCGGGCACTACTGGCCCTCGGGCCGTACGGTCCTCAAGAACGACGCCGGCCACGACGTGCACGTGCACATCACCAACTACCAGGACCGCTACTACGGCGGCGCGGGCATGATCCGCCTCTACGCCTTCGACACGGCGCGCGACGTGGTCGACGTCGAGACCTTCTCGCCGTGGTTCCTGCGCCGCGACCCCGAGAAGCGGACGCCGCTGGAGGCCGAGACGGTCGAACTGACCGGCGACGTCGACCGGTTCAGCATCGACATCGACTTCGCCGAGCGCTTCAAGGGCTTCGACGGACTCGTCCCGCCGAAGCCGCGCCCGGCCGGCCGCGTGATGCCGCGGGGCACCGTGGCGTACTGGCGGTTCGACTCCGACGGTCTCGCCGGTCCCGGCGGACCGGGGTCCACGGTGGGCAAGGGCGTCGTCGCCCGCGACCTCTCCGGCCACGGCAACGACCTGCGGGTACAGCTCCTGCACGACAGCGCGGCGGAGGTGCTCACCCGGTCCGCCGACCACCACACCCACCAGCCGGCCCACGCGAGTCTGCGCTTCGACGGCGGCAAGGGACCCGACCGGGGCGCGGTGCTCACCACGAGCGCCACGGCACCGCTCAACAGCGCCCGGTTCACGTCCGGTTTCACCATCGAGACGTTCATCAAGCTGCCGGACCCCTACGAGGGCGACCACGCCTGGATGGGCATCCTCAGCTGGGAGGGGCGCAACGGCGACGCCGGCAAGACGACGGGCTGGTCGACGGACGAGCCCACGTGCAGCCTCAACATCACGCCCGAGCGGTTCCTCCAGTTCGTGCTCTACCCGCACGTCCAGGACGCCGACCCCACGTCGTGGAGCCACGCCCTGCCCGTCGGCCGCTGGACGCACATCGCGGTCGTCAACGACGGCCGTGGCACGGTGATGTACGTGGACGGATCGAAGATCGCCCGTAACCCGTCGCAGCGGGCCACCGGCATCGCCACGCTGGGCAAGCCGTTCGCGATCGGCGGGACCCAGTTCAACGAGCGGTTCGGCCAGGGCTTCTACGGCTGGATCGGCGACACCCGCATCGTCGACCGCGCCTTGAAGCCGGGCGACTTCCTGCTGCCCGTCAAGTAG
- a CDS encoding MMPL family transporter, whose translation MSRLAHWCFRRRRWVVACWLLVLVGTVALSQVFGSRYNESASLPGTDAQAAVTLLTENFPQASGEGDQIVVEATGGATVRSDSVRNPVTAMLAKVAAIPGIASVVSPYSERGAKQISKDGTIAFAAVNWQMRAADVTEADARTLINTARTADGPNVHVSLGGQAITAEESSGPGLSVAVGAIAALVILLIVFGGALFASLMPLVTAGVALFIGTSLISLVSHVMDTPSVSSDLAVLIGLGVGIDYGLFIISRHRSAVKSGLPYEAAAVRAVNTSGRTVLFAGITVCIALLGQFALGIDFLYGLSLASALTVALTMATSLTFLPAMLGFLGPKTLSRRERRAHEEKGPVSDDAAGFWLHWARFVERGRIPVAALALALVVVVALPLFSLRLGSSGAANDPADSTTRQAYTALARGFGPGFNGPFQLVTEINSPADARAFDTFLAAAAKTPGVVTVTPATVSPNGKVALAILYPSTGPGARQTVTLVSTIRDLAPEAEGPGHPPVHVGGVTPTNIDFSRVLSDKLPLFIAVVVILAFLLLVAVFRSLLIPLVAAVMNLLSVGAALGALNAVFTWGWGLSVLNVPVAGPVDAFIPVLLFSVLFGLSMDYEVYLVSRMQEEWHHRRAASTHADEVEANHWAVTHGQAKTGRVIAAAAGIMILVFGSFLIGDNHVLQEFGFGLAFAVLVDALIIRGLLVPALMHLMGPANWALPAGLRRIVPNLSIEPTRKDPR comes from the coding sequence GTGTCTCGTCTGGCTCACTGGTGTTTCCGACGCCGCCGCTGGGTGGTGGCCTGCTGGCTGCTGGTCCTGGTCGGCACCGTCGCGCTCAGCCAGGTGTTCGGCAGCAGGTACAACGAGAGCGCGAGCCTGCCGGGCACCGACGCGCAGGCGGCCGTGACCCTCCTCACCGAGAACTTCCCGCAGGCGTCGGGCGAGGGCGACCAGATCGTCGTGGAGGCCACCGGAGGAGCCACGGTCCGCTCGGACTCGGTGCGGAACCCGGTCACCGCGATGCTCGCGAAGGTCGCGGCGATCCCCGGCATCGCCTCGGTCGTCAGCCCGTACAGCGAACGGGGCGCGAAGCAGATCAGCAAGGACGGCACCATCGCGTTCGCCGCCGTGAACTGGCAGATGCGGGCCGCCGACGTCACCGAGGCGGACGCCCGGACACTGATCAACACCGCCAGGACCGCCGACGGCCCGAACGTCCATGTCTCGCTGGGCGGTCAGGCCATCACCGCCGAGGAGAGCTCGGGCCCCGGCCTTTCGGTGGCGGTGGGCGCCATCGCCGCGCTGGTCATCCTGCTGATCGTGTTCGGCGGAGCGCTGTTCGCCTCGCTGATGCCGCTGGTGACGGCGGGCGTCGCGCTGTTCATCGGCACCTCCCTCATCAGCCTGGTGTCCCACGTCATGGACACCCCGAGCGTCTCCAGCGACCTCGCCGTGCTGATCGGGCTCGGCGTCGGCATCGACTACGGCCTGTTCATCATCAGCCGCCATCGCAGCGCGGTGAAGTCCGGGCTGCCGTACGAGGCGGCGGCGGTGCGGGCGGTCAACACCTCAGGGCGGACGGTGCTGTTCGCCGGGATCACCGTGTGCATCGCGCTGCTGGGGCAGTTCGCGCTCGGGATCGACTTCCTGTACGGGCTGTCGCTGGCGTCCGCGCTCACGGTCGCCCTGACGATGGCCACCTCGCTGACGTTCCTGCCCGCCATGCTCGGCTTCCTCGGTCCCAAGACCCTCTCGCGGCGCGAGCGCCGCGCGCACGAGGAGAAGGGGCCGGTCTCCGACGACGCCGCCGGATTCTGGCTGCACTGGGCGAGGTTCGTGGAGAGGGGCAGGATTCCGGTGGCGGCGCTCGCGCTGGCCCTGGTCGTCGTGGTCGCGCTGCCGCTGTTCTCGCTGCGCCTCGGGTCGTCCGGCGCCGCGAACGACCCCGCGGACTCCACCACCCGCCAGGCGTACACCGCCCTGGCCCGGGGGTTCGGGCCGGGCTTCAACGGGCCGTTCCAACTGGTGACCGAGATCAACTCACCGGCGGACGCGAGGGCGTTCGACACTTTCCTGGCCGCCGCGGCGAAGACGCCGGGGGTGGTGACCGTGACCCCGGCGACGGTCTCGCCCAACGGGAAGGTCGCGCTCGCGATCCTCTACCCGAGCACCGGTCCGGGCGCGAGGCAGACGGTGACCCTGGTGAGCACCATCCGCGACCTGGCGCCCGAGGCGGAGGGACCCGGTCATCCACCCGTCCATGTGGGCGGGGTGACACCGACGAACATCGACTTCTCACGGGTGCTGAGCGACAAACTGCCGCTGTTCATCGCCGTCGTCGTGATCCTGGCGTTCCTGCTCCTGGTGGCGGTGTTCCGGAGTCTGCTGATCCCGCTGGTGGCGGCGGTGATGAACCTGCTGTCCGTCGGCGCCGCGCTCGGCGCGCTGAACGCCGTGTTCACCTGGGGCTGGGGTCTGTCGGTGCTCAACGTGCCGGTCGCCGGGCCGGTCGACGCCTTCATCCCGGTCCTGCTGTTCTCGGTGCTCTTCGGACTGTCGATGGACTACGAGGTGTATCTGGTCAGCCGTATGCAGGAGGAGTGGCACCACCGGCGGGCGGCCTCGACGCACGCGGACGAGGTCGAGGCCAACCACTGGGCGGTGACGCACGGTCAGGCGAAGACGGGCCGTGTCATCGCGGCGGCGGCCGGGATCATGATCCTGGTGTTCGGCTCGTTCCTGATCGGCGACAACCATGTGCTCCAGGAGTTCGGATTCGGGCTGGCCTTCGCCGTACTCGTCGACGCCCTGATCATCCGGGGGCTGCTCGTCCCGGCCCTGATGCATCTGATGGGTCCGGCCAACTGGGCCCTGCCCGCGGGTCTGCGCCGGATCGTGCCGAACCTCTCCATCGAGCCGACGCGGAAAGACCCCCGCTGA
- a CDS encoding twin-arginine translocase TatA/TatE family subunit, producing MFGLGELAIILIVVILVLGAKRLPDLARSAGKSARILKSEARAMKEENRQPPGPRPPIPPQ from the coding sequence TTGTTCGGCCTTGGTGAGCTGGCGATCATTCTGATCGTCGTGATTCTGGTACTCGGCGCCAAGAGGCTTCCGGATCTGGCCCGTTCGGCGGGCAAGTCGGCCCGGATCCTCAAGAGCGAGGCCCGCGCGATGAAGGAGGAGAACCGGCAGCCGCCGGGTCCCCGTCCCCCAATTCCCCCTCAGTAA
- a CDS encoding BlaI/MecI/CopY family transcriptional regulator: protein MSEREGPDERRRRGQGELESQVLAALREAPGPVNAGWVRERLGGALAYTTVMTILTRLQAKNAVTRERSGRSFEWRAASDGAGLAALRMRRVLDAESDREAVLARFVTALSYDDERLLRDLLHTADDGAEG from the coding sequence GTGAGCGAGCGTGAGGGCCCGGACGAGCGTCGGCGCCGGGGGCAGGGAGAGCTGGAGTCGCAGGTGCTGGCCGCGCTCCGGGAGGCGCCGGGGCCGGTCAACGCCGGCTGGGTACGCGAACGGCTCGGCGGAGCCCTCGCGTACACCACGGTGATGACGATCCTGACCCGTCTCCAGGCCAAGAACGCGGTGACCAGGGAGCGTTCGGGCCGTTCCTTCGAGTGGCGCGCCGCCTCCGACGGGGCCGGGCTCGCCGCGCTGCGGATGCGCCGCGTGCTGGACGCGGAGTCGGACCGCGAGGCGGTGCTCGCGCGGTTCGTCACCGCTCTGTCGTACGACGACGAGCGGTTACTGCGCGACCTGCTGCACACCGCCGACGACGGGGCGGAGGGCTGA
- a CDS encoding M56 family metallopeptidase, with amino-acid sequence MGVFVLLPLVLPLTAVPVARLAEQHLHPRLATRLLSALAVVLAVCSTLCLGLLVVVGTAQLPGNPLPDGWSDAEVREAVPYDEVAGKAAIVALVVVAVGCGATGRRHRRVRREAWRALRGLPGQRLVVLPDPEPYAYALPGHGRRGGEGAAQGRIVVSGALLGRLTPSERKALLAHEEAHLTGRHHRCLLAVQLAARANPLLRPLRAAVAYTTERWADEEAARTTGSRTLVARAIGKAALVSRGAPTPTLAGIVGAGPVPRRVAALLAPAPTAMTWPSVFTTAGLAVWTATAGTVGSALSSANATVTLFFVLKAATPL; translated from the coding sequence GTGGGCGTCTTCGTCCTTCTGCCGCTGGTGCTGCCGCTCACGGCGGTGCCGGTCGCGCGGCTGGCCGAGCAGCATCTCCATCCCCGCCTGGCCACCCGCCTGTTGAGCGCGCTGGCCGTGGTGCTCGCGGTGTGCAGCACGCTGTGCCTGGGGCTGCTGGTGGTCGTCGGCACGGCCCAACTGCCGGGAAACCCGCTGCCCGACGGCTGGTCGGACGCGGAGGTGCGGGAGGCCGTCCCGTACGACGAGGTGGCCGGCAAGGCGGCGATCGTCGCCCTCGTCGTGGTGGCGGTGGGATGCGGCGCGACAGGGCGGCGGCACCGGCGCGTACGGCGGGAGGCCTGGCGGGCGCTGCGGGGGCTGCCAGGTCAACGACTGGTGGTCCTGCCGGACCCGGAGCCGTACGCGTACGCGCTGCCGGGGCACGGGCGTCGAGGGGGCGAGGGGGCCGCTCAGGGGCGGATCGTCGTCTCCGGCGCGCTGCTGGGCCGCCTGACCCCGTCGGAGCGGAAGGCGCTTCTGGCGCACGAGGAGGCGCACCTGACGGGACGTCACCATCGTTGCCTGCTCGCCGTACAGCTGGCGGCGCGGGCCAACCCGCTGCTGCGGCCCCTGCGGGCTGCCGTGGCGTACACCACCGAGCGCTGGGCCGACGAGGAGGCGGCCCGGACGACCGGCAGCCGCACACTGGTCGCCCGCGCCATCGGCAAGGCGGCGCTCGTCTCGCGAGGGGCCCCGACGCCGACGTTGGCCGGAATCGTCGGTGCGGGGCCCGTGCCGCGCCGGGTCGCCGCGCTGCTCGCGCCGGCGCCCACCGCGATGACGTGGCCCTCGGTCTTCACCACGGCGGGGCTGGCGGTCTGGACGGCGACGGCGGGGACGGTCGGCTCGGCGCTGTCCTCGGCGAACGCGACGGTGACGCTCTTCTTCGTGCTGAAGGCGGCGACTCCGCTGTAG
- a CDS encoding sporulation protein has product MVFKRLLGSLGVGGPSVETVLDGGAVLPGGTLRGEVRLTGGSASYDIDRLTLELVARVEAEHEEGESEGLVGFERYDIGGGFRLGAEESYRVPFAVPLPWETPVSELHGEPLGIHLGVRTELEVAGAKDKGDFDPFDVRPLPVQEAVLEALGQLGFGFRSADLELGHIRGSGQRLPFYQEIELIPAPAYAHRLNEVEVTFLAHPGGTEVVLEADGRGGSGVDDAMNRHAVGLDDPARADWNAVVTGWIDQLAAAHQGYGHQDHGYHGHHDHDHGHGAKHGSGSGSGISTGTAVAIGAAGLAVGVAGGLVAAEVVDEVGDFFEGDEEEEEGEVE; this is encoded by the coding sequence ATGGTGTTCAAACGGCTGCTCGGTTCACTCGGTGTCGGCGGGCCGAGTGTGGAGACGGTGCTGGACGGCGGGGCGGTTCTGCCGGGAGGCACCTTGCGCGGTGAGGTCAGGCTCACCGGCGGGAGCGCGTCGTACGACATCGACCGGCTCACCCTCGAACTCGTCGCCCGCGTCGAGGCGGAGCACGAGGAGGGGGAGAGCGAGGGGCTGGTCGGCTTCGAGCGGTACGACATCGGCGGCGGCTTCCGGCTGGGCGCGGAGGAGTCGTACAGGGTGCCGTTCGCGGTGCCGCTGCCGTGGGAGACGCCCGTCTCCGAGCTGCACGGTGAGCCGCTCGGGATCCATCTGGGCGTACGTACGGAGCTGGAGGTCGCCGGAGCCAAGGACAAGGGCGACTTCGACCCGTTCGACGTACGGCCGTTGCCGGTGCAGGAGGCCGTTCTTGAGGCGCTCGGACAACTCGGCTTCGGCTTCAGGTCGGCGGACCTGGAGCTCGGGCACATCCGGGGGAGCGGCCAGCGACTGCCGTTCTACCAGGAGATCGAGCTGATCCCGGCGCCGGCCTACGCGCACCGTCTGAACGAGGTCGAGGTGACCTTCCTCGCCCACCCCGGCGGGACGGAGGTCGTCCTGGAGGCCGACGGGCGCGGGGGCTCGGGTGTGGACGACGCGATGAACAGGCACGCGGTCGGACTCGACGACCCGGCCCGCGCCGACTGGAACGCGGTGGTGACGGGCTGGATCGACCAACTCGCCGCCGCTCACCAGGGTTACGGCCATCAGGATCACGGCTACCACGGCCACCACGATCACGATCACGGCCACGGTGCCAAGCACGGCTCCGGCTCGGGCTCCGGCATCAGCACGGGCACGGCGGTCGCCATCGGTGCGGCCGGACTGGCCGTGGGCGTGGCGGGCGGCCTGGTGGCGGCCGAAGTCGTAGACGAGGTGGGCGACTTCTTCGAGGGCGACGAGGAAGAAGAGGAAGGCGAGGTGGAGTAG